In Synergistota bacterium, one genomic interval encodes:
- the secG gene encoding preprotein translocase subunit SecG — MKLLIIVAHLLIAVVLISVIMFQGRKSSRFSGIFGGGTLADMSGGQRKKLPFLTKLTAILGIIFMVTSFLMVFYR, encoded by the coding sequence ATGAAATTGCTAATTATTGTAGCTCATCTTTTAATAGCAGTAGTATTGATTTCTGTGATCATGTTTCAGGGCAGAAAAAGTTCTAGGTTTTCTGGTATCTTTGGAGGAGGAACTTTGGCTGATATGAGCGGGGGTCAGAGGAAGAAGCTTCCTTTTCTCACGAAGTTAACCGCTATTTTAGGAATAATTTTTATGGTTACCTCTTTTTTAATGGTTTTCTATAGGTAA